The following are from one region of the Phycisphaeraceae bacterium genome:
- the aroC gene encoding chorismate synthase, with amino-acid sequence MPHLNYQTAGESHGPALVTTITGLPAGLALDMDLINGELLRRQGGYGRGGRQKLETDEMTFLCGVRLGRTIGAPLVFSIANRDSRLDDLVRTPPVHRPRPGHADLAGSIKWLTTDCRETLERASARETASRVGAGAIAKCLLREFGIEVFGFVRQIYDARTDVDVTPENWQSLVAVRDASDTYTLDEAATDAQRRAIRQAKEDKDTVGGHVECHVFGCPPGIGSSMDWTTKLDARIAYAVMGIQAFKAVQIGAGVRAGQTRGSDLHDPIAFDPARKGDHTLGFVRSRNNAGGLEGGMTNSQPIVVTGTMKPIATLLQGMPSVDLNTKQPERSQYERSDVCAVSAASVVMENVVAFEVARCFIDKFGSDSMMELKQNVEAYLQTARRLPLE; translated from the coding sequence ATGCCCCACCTCAACTATCAGACCGCCGGCGAAAGCCATGGCCCCGCGCTCGTCACCACCATCACCGGCCTCCCTGCCGGGCTCGCCCTTGATATGGACCTGATCAACGGCGAACTGCTCCGCCGCCAGGGCGGGTACGGCCGGGGCGGAAGGCAGAAACTGGAAACCGACGAAATGACCTTTCTCTGTGGCGTGCGGCTGGGGCGGACGATCGGGGCGCCGCTGGTGTTTTCGATCGCCAACCGCGACAGTCGGCTCGATGACCTCGTGCGTACGCCGCCGGTGCATCGCCCGCGCCCGGGGCACGCTGATCTCGCGGGCAGCATCAAGTGGCTGACGACCGATTGCCGCGAAACGCTGGAGCGGGCCAGCGCCCGCGAGACCGCCAGCCGCGTAGGTGCAGGGGCGATCGCGAAGTGTCTGCTGCGCGAGTTCGGGATCGAGGTCTTCGGCTTCGTGCGGCAGATCTATGACGCGCGGACCGATGTCGATGTCACGCCCGAGAACTGGCAAAGCCTGGTCGCGGTGCGCGACGCGAGCGATACCTACACGCTCGACGAGGCTGCGACCGACGCCCAGCGCCGCGCGATTCGCCAGGCCAAGGAAGATAAGGACACCGTGGGCGGGCACGTCGAGTGTCATGTCTTCGGCTGTCCGCCTGGCATCGGGTCGAGCATGGACTGGACCACCAAACTCGACGCGCGCATTGCCTACGCCGTGATGGGTATTCAGGCGTTCAAGGCGGTGCAGATTGGCGCCGGTGTGCGCGCGGGCCAGACGCGCGGGAGCGACCTGCACGACCCGATTGCCTTCGACCCGGCGCGCAAGGGCGACCACACGCTCGGGTTCGTGCGCTCGCGCAACAACGCCGGCGGCCTGGAGGGCGGCATGACCAACAGCCAGCCCATCGTCGTCACCGGCACGATGAAGCCCATCGCCACGCTGCTCCAGGGCATGCCCAGCGTCGACCTGAACACCAAGCAGCCCGAGCGCAGCCAGTACGAACGCAGCGATGTCTGCGCGGTTTCGGCGGCGAGCGTGGTGATGGAAAACGTCGTGGCTTTCGAGGTCGCCCGGTGCTTCATCGACAAGTTCGGGAGCGACTCGATGATGGAACTGAAGCAGAAC
- the gmk gene encoding guanylate kinase yields MDRRLATDTDDGMLLIISGPSGVGKTTITRGVERGIAGSVFSVSATTRPKTASDVEGVDYHFVDDAEFDHMIENDEFLEWADVFGKRYGTPRRWVEEQLTRGRLVILEIDVKGAQQVKQRMPDAFAIFVLPPSEEELLVRLRGRKRESEELIQKRFAEARSEIAEARAGGFYDAFIVNAQLDEAMAEAIRLVGKRRASGRA; encoded by the coding sequence ATGGATCGCAGGCTCGCAACCGACACCGACGACGGCATGCTGCTCATCATCAGCGGGCCCAGCGGTGTCGGTAAAACCACCATTACCCGAGGCGTCGAACGCGGCATCGCGGGCTCCGTCTTCAGCGTCTCGGCCACGACCCGGCCAAAAACCGCCTCCGATGTCGAAGGCGTCGATTACCACTTCGTCGATGACGCCGAGTTCGACCACATGATCGAGAACGATGAGTTTCTCGAATGGGCCGATGTCTTCGGCAAGCGCTACGGCACGCCGCGGCGGTGGGTCGAGGAGCAGTTGACGCGCGGCAGGCTGGTCATCCTCGAAATCGATGTCAAGGGCGCGCAGCAGGTCAAACAACGCATGCCCGACGCCTTTGCGATCTTCGTTCTCCCGCCGAGCGAAGAAGAACTGCTTGTGCGACTTCGCGGCCGAAAGAGGGAGTCGGAGGAACTCATCCAGAAGCGCTTCGCCGAAGCCCGCAGCGAAATCGCCGAGGCTCGCGCGGGGGGGTTTTACGACGCGTTCATCGTTAATGCGCAGTTGGATGAAGCGATGGCCGAGGCGATCAGGCTCGTTGGGAAACGAAGGGCGAGTGGGCGAGCGTGA
- the tsaE gene encoding tRNA (adenosine(37)-N6)-threonylcarbamoyltransferase complex ATPase subunit type 1 TsaE, producing MPQIILESTSPEHTRDLARQIAAVLRPGDIVRLRGMLGAGKTTLIRALSEALGANPAEVSSPTFVIANEYRGAHGVRIVHMDAYRLGGDAEELELLGWDALAGADAIVLIEWAERIEHLLAREGLNIDIEHIGQSERRITLTMPEGWADRALALDAPASPAKLRPTTCPVTGEAVSPDNPHYPFSSERARWADLYRWFSESYQVDRPADQADYEEHL from the coding sequence ATGCCGCAGATTATTCTCGAATCCACAAGCCCCGAGCACACGCGCGACCTGGCTCGGCAGATCGCCGCCGTGTTGCGCCCCGGCGACATCGTGAGGCTGAGAGGAATGCTCGGAGCCGGCAAGACAACGCTGATTCGGGCGCTCTCAGAGGCATTGGGAGCCAACCCTGCCGAAGTCTCAAGCCCGACTTTTGTCATTGCCAATGAATACCGGGGCGCTCACGGAGTGCGGATTGTGCATATGGACGCCTACCGCCTCGGCGGCGATGCGGAGGAACTCGAACTCCTCGGCTGGGATGCGCTGGCCGGAGCGGACGCGATTGTGCTTATCGAGTGGGCCGAACGCATCGAACACCTGCTCGCACGCGAGGGGCTGAACATCGATATCGAGCACATCGGCCAGTCAGAGCGGCGCATCACGCTCACAATGCCCGAAGGCTGGGCGGATCGGGCGCTTGCTCTGGATGCGCCCGCCAGCCCTGCGAAACTCCGGCCCACGACATGCCCTGTAACCGGGGAAGCCGTCTCGCCCGACAATCCGCATTATCCATTCAGCAGCGAACGGGCTCGCTGGGCCGACCTCTACCGATGGTTCAGCGAGTCGTATCAGGTTGATCGACCGGCCGATCAGGCAGACTACGAGGAACATCTGTAA
- a CDS encoding MotA/TolQ/ExbB proton channel family protein, producing the protein MHGTLARLASPQISTLATQAQELGLWPLFRQSFDLFSVALLIGSLVAVAWIVRVVLDVRQGVIQPHRSTQALTRAIEGGRIALVTNAVADDRAFVSRTVEAALSQRALGPQAMRDAAELAASIESARCFRKLELLNVIGNLGPLVGLAGTVWGMILAFTSLGATGGQAGPTDLSLGISKALFHTLLGLLLAVPCLLVFGVYRGIADRICTRAMAEASAAVDRVIDLVARENKVP; encoded by the coding sequence ATGCACGGAACGCTTGCCCGCCTCGCCTCGCCGCAGATCTCAACCCTCGCAACCCAGGCTCAGGAACTCGGGCTCTGGCCTCTGTTCAGACAGAGTTTCGATCTCTTTTCTGTCGCTCTGCTCATCGGCTCGCTGGTGGCGGTGGCGTGGATCGTGCGAGTGGTGCTCGACGTGCGGCAGGGCGTGATTCAGCCGCACCGTTCGACACAAGCGCTGACGCGCGCGATCGAGGGAGGTCGCATCGCTCTGGTGACGAACGCGGTGGCTGATGATCGGGCGTTTGTCTCGCGCACGGTCGAAGCCGCTCTGTCGCAGCGTGCACTCGGTCCGCAGGCCATGCGTGACGCTGCAGAACTGGCCGCCAGCATCGAGTCTGCGCGATGCTTTCGCAAGCTTGAACTCTTGAATGTCATCGGCAACCTCGGCCCGCTTGTGGGGCTTGCGGGCACCGTGTGGGGCATGATCCTGGCCTTCACATCGCTCGGCGCAACAGGCGGGCAGGCCGGGCCGACCGATCTCTCGCTAGGTATCTCCAAAGCCCTGTTTCACACGCTGCTCGGTCTGCTCCTGGCTGTGCCGTGCCTGCTCGTCTTTGGCGTGTATCGTGGCATTGCTGATCGAATCTGCACGCGCGCGATGGCCGAAGCCTCAGCCGCTGTCGATCGCGTGATTGATCTGGTCGCACGCGAGAACAAGGTGCCATGA
- a CDS encoding biopolymer transporter ExbD — MRRRAVSIVQQQPSGHINVTPLIDVVMCLIIFFLLVGRLVLDRRGEIDLPQTRTGETIHEHSDPIIITVDQSGVVLLDGRPTAVGALAGLLAGELGLHPDRRVRLRADRGAMYAVVRPVIQACRDAEVRVIELATEQSP, encoded by the coding sequence ATGAGACGCCGCGCGGTATCCATCGTGCAGCAGCAGCCGAGCGGACACATCAACGTCACACCGCTTATCGACGTGGTCATGTGCCTGATTATCTTCTTCCTGCTTGTCGGGCGGCTCGTGCTCGATCGGCGCGGCGAGATCGACCTGCCCCAGACGCGCACCGGCGAAACAATTCACGAACACTCCGACCCGATCATCATCACCGTTGACCAGTCTGGTGTGGTGCTCCTCGATGGGAGGCCGACGGCGGTGGGCGCGTTGGCCGGCCTGCTCGCGGGCGAACTCGGCTTGCACCCCGACCGACGCGTGCGCCTGCGGGCCGATCGCGGTGCGATGTATGCGGTGGTCCGCCCCGTCATTCAGGCTTGCCGCGACGCAGAGGTTCGCGTCATCGAGCTCGCGACGGAGCAATCGCCATGA
- a CDS encoding biopolymer transporter ExbD, which yields MSAPFRRRNALHTWQTHFGPNMTPMVDVVMVILVFFMASTALVGPEWILRAQVAPDRRDAPPTFTLGPAELLITLAPSPAGVLVSGLGLDRQGVDVLADAATVAAQSLGAAVAHTRIIIEPESSVSYDAIVRVQEMLVDAGFRDVALR from the coding sequence ATGAGCGCGCCTTTCCGCCGACGCAACGCCCTTCACACATGGCAGACGCACTTCGGCCCCAACATGACGCCCATGGTCGATGTCGTGATGGTCATCCTCGTCTTCTTCATGGCTTCGACCGCGCTGGTGGGGCCCGAGTGGATCCTGCGAGCCCAAGTCGCGCCCGATCGCCGCGACGCCCCACCAACCTTCACCCTGGGACCGGCAGAGTTGCTCATCACGCTGGCGCCCTCGCCCGCCGGGGTGCTCGTTTCCGGCCTGGGGCTTGACCGACAGGGAGTCGATGTCCTTGCCGATGCAGCGACCGTCGCCGCCCAATCGCTCGGGGCTGCGGTCGCTCACACACGCATCATCATCGAGCCCGAATCCAGTGTGTCATACGACGCGATCGTTCGTGTGCAGGAGATGCTCGTTGACGCGGGCTTTCGCGATGTAGCGCTTCGCTAG
- the thiL gene encoding thiamine-phosphate kinase has product MHESDLLRHIESTAADLTGFAGAFGRVLVGPGDDCAVVQTPGGEVLLATVDQLVEGRHFSPGTPIDLIARKAVARSVSDIAAMGGSPAWGLATGLLPSGFEHGRALVDALHAWARHWGCPLIGGDIAAGPGPLSLTVTIVGRMEAGVAPLLRSGAKAGDLLYITGPIGASFESGWHLNFEPRVEAGRAAAACPRVHAAIDISDGLGRDAARLGHASGVRLEIDAAAIPLRKAGQAWRIAAGAGEDYELLLVIEPGSDGFESEQGLLGPIGRVRACSPGETGGASIIDADGTHDAAELGWDHK; this is encoded by the coding sequence ATGCACGAATCCGATCTTCTCCGCCACATCGAGTCCACGGCTGCCGACCTGACCGGTTTCGCCGGGGCGTTCGGGCGTGTGCTCGTCGGGCCGGGCGATGATTGTGCGGTGGTGCAGACGCCGGGCGGCGAGGTGCTGCTCGCGACGGTCGATCAACTCGTCGAAGGGCGGCACTTCTCGCCGGGCACACCGATCGACCTGATCGCGCGCAAGGCGGTTGCACGGTCGGTGTCGGATATCGCTGCGATGGGCGGCTCGCCCGCGTGGGGGTTGGCGACGGGGCTGCTGCCGAGTGGGTTCGAGCATGGCCGCGCGCTCGTCGATGCGCTTCATGCATGGGCGAGGCATTGGGGTTGCCCGCTGATCGGCGGCGACATCGCGGCCGGGCCGGGGCCATTGAGCCTGACGGTGACCATCGTCGGTCGGATGGAGGCGGGTGTGGCACCGCTGCTGCGGAGCGGGGCGAAGGCTGGCGACCTTCTGTATATCACGGGCCCGATCGGCGCGAGTTTCGAGAGCGGTTGGCATCTGAACTTCGAGCCTCGTGTTGAGGCCGGGCGCGCGGCGGCAGCGTGCCCGCGCGTGCATGCGGCGATCGACATTTCGGACGGCCTCGGGCGCGATGCCGCACGCCTTGGGCATGCCTCAGGCGTTCGGCTGGAGATTGATGCAGCGGCGATCCCGCTCCGCAAGGCGGGGCAGGCGTGGCGTATCGCGGCTGGAGCGGGAGAGGACTACGAACTGCTCCTGGTCATTGAGCCCGGCAGCGATGGTTTTGAGAGCGAGCAAGGCCTGCTCGGTCCGATCGGGCGCGTGCGGGCGTGCTCACCGGGCGAAACGGGCGGCGCGAGCATTATCGACGCTGACGGAACGCATGACGCAGCGGAACTGGGATGGGATCACAAGTAA
- a CDS encoding deoxyhypusine synthase, translating into MTTPTPFTKTDLLANPIQHVDITRFDARSIIDAYEQTAFQARNTARAARIYSQMLGDRDCVVILTLAGSLISAGLKKTIITLLEHNMVDAIVSSGANIVDQDFFEGLGFKHYIAPGSPESPPVDDPTLRDMAIDRIYDTYINEDELRVCDDTTKAVFDSLEPGAYSSRQLIAELGRYLDQHHPKNESVVLTAYRRGVPIFCPAFSDCSAGFGVVLHQAERAAAGKPSVSIDSGRDFYELTKIKLHTMEHGGDTGLLMLAGGVPKNFVQDIVVSAELLVEKGLAPEGETPMHKYAVQITAADVRDGALSGSTLREACSWGKVDVVYEQMVFGEVTSLFPLIASDAYHRKAWAKRPQRKLAELFEAAAV; encoded by the coding sequence ATGACCACGCCAACACCGTTCACCAAGACCGACCTGCTTGCCAATCCGATTCAGCACGTCGACATCACGCGCTTTGACGCCCGCTCGATCATCGACGCCTACGAGCAGACAGCGTTTCAGGCACGCAACACAGCGAGGGCTGCCCGCATCTACAGCCAGATGCTTGGCGACAGGGATTGTGTGGTGATCCTGACGCTTGCCGGCTCGCTCATTTCGGCGGGGCTGAAGAAGACCATCATCACACTGCTCGAACACAACATGGTCGATGCGATCGTGTCGAGCGGGGCGAACATTGTCGATCAGGACTTCTTCGAAGGCCTGGGCTTCAAGCACTATATCGCTCCGGGCAGTCCCGAGAGCCCGCCCGTCGATGATCCGACGCTGCGCGACATGGCGATCGACCGCATTTACGACACCTATATCAATGAGGACGAACTGCGCGTCTGCGACGACACAACCAAGGCGGTGTTCGACAGCCTTGAACCGGGGGCGTATTCGTCGCGTCAGTTGATCGCCGAACTCGGGCGATATCTCGACCAGCACCACCCGAAGAACGAATCGGTCGTGCTGACGGCGTATCGCCGGGGCGTGCCGATCTTCTGTCCCGCGTTCAGCGACTGCTCGGCGGGCTTCGGCGTCGTGCTGCATCAGGCCGAGCGGGCAGCCGCGGGCAAGCCTTCGGTCTCGATCGACTCGGGCCGTGACTTTTATGAACTGACGAAGATCAAGCTGCACACGATGGAGCACGGCGGCGACACGGGGCTGCTGATGCTCGCGGGCGGCGTGCCCAAGAACTTTGTGCAGGACATCGTGGTCTCGGCTGAACTGCTCGTCGAGAAGGGCCTGGCGCCCGAAGGCGAGACGCCGATGCACAAGTACGCGGTACAGATCACGGCTGCCGATGTGCGCGACGGCGCGCTGTCGGGCTCGACGCTGCGCGAGGCGTGCAGCTGGGGCAAGGTCGATGTGGTGTACGAGCAGATGGTCTTCGGCGAGGTCACGAGCCTCTTCCCGCTGATTGCGTCGGATGCGTATCACCGCAAGGCCTGGGCCAAGCGCCCGCAGCGGAAACTGGCGGAGTTGTTTGAGGCGGCGGCGGTGTGA
- a CDS encoding PEP-CTERM sorting domain-containing protein gives MMKNVMIAGVVALASGAMASVYDNGAMDFLNGNEMTQWLQTEDFVLSSSANITGATFGLLNTFAGSNNSNWDGSLQWYIFDTNAGVPGNVIATGNAQNIQISFVGNVFWDFYDVSFSFGQSVALNSGTTYHFGLHMAADYNSRDELYWASTANNATQTGWESDGGTMNNWSNNGVEHAFTLVPAPGALALLGFGAVAGLRRRR, from the coding sequence ATGATGAAGAACGTGATGATTGCTGGTGTGGTTGCGCTCGCATCGGGTGCGATGGCGTCGGTCTACGACAACGGCGCGATGGATTTCCTGAATGGCAACGAGATGACGCAGTGGCTGCAGACCGAGGATTTCGTGCTCAGTTCCAGCGCGAACATTACCGGCGCGACTTTCGGGCTGCTCAATACATTCGCTGGCTCCAACAACTCGAATTGGGACGGCTCGCTGCAGTGGTACATCTTTGATACCAATGCTGGAGTTCCGGGCAATGTGATCGCCACTGGAAATGCCCAGAACATTCAGATCAGTTTCGTGGGCAACGTGTTTTGGGACTTCTACGACGTGTCGTTCAGCTTCGGACAGAGCGTCGCCCTGAACAGCGGCACCACATATCACTTCGGCCTGCACATGGCAGCCGACTACAACAGCCGCGACGAACTCTACTGGGCGTCGACCGCCAACAACGCGACACAGACCGGCTGGGAGTCTGATGGCGGCACCATGAACAACTGGTCCAACAACGGCGTCGAGCACGCATTCACGCTCGTCCCCGCTCCGGGCGCTCTGGCGCTGCTGGGCTTTGGCGCGGTCGCCGGCCTGCGTCGTCGTCGCTAA
- the speA gene encoding biosynthetic arginine decarboxylase: MTTVPTGREKTDATWTTQDASDLYGIDSWGQGYFSVTDAGTIAVRPARDEEHQIDLYELVEGLRARGIHTPVLLRFTDLLKSRLTELRDAFDTAIRENEYGGSYTCVYPIKVNQQRPLCEEIRDFGDVLGFGLEAGSKPELLAVLGLTENRPNMPIVCNGFKDQEYVETVVLATKLGRRIVPVVEQAIELDLIIEQANRYGVRPMIGVRIKPSARGAGRWESSGGMRSKFGLQVSEVLAALEKLRNNDMLDCLRLVHFHVGSQICDIRQLKNAISELAHTYTELRRLGATQLDMIDIGGGLGVDYDGSQSSWASSVNYSVREYASDVVYRIKAACDDVNQPHPMIVSESGRAMAAYSSVLVVDVLGKSHFPSDPDLPWIRRTIDAERASGQEIPQPVIDLLDAYEGMATREALENYHDSIQARDEAMTLFGMGYMSLPMRAVTERLFWAIGRKVIQITDEDPESALADQIGDLGELLSDIYFCNFSLFQSLPDSWAIDQLFPIVPIQRLNDRPRRRAILADITCDSDGQISRFSSTEGQKAKKTLELHELRGEQPYYLAFFLVGAYQEVLGDLHNLFGDTHAVHVSQEEDGSWSIGEVVEGDTVREVLSYLQFDPSDLRRAMRRDTERAVREGRMSVEESRALLTFYESGLEGYTYLE, translated from the coding sequence ATGACCACTGTGCCGACGGGACGAGAGAAGACGGACGCAACCTGGACCACCCAGGACGCATCGGATTTGTATGGCATTGATTCCTGGGGCCAAGGGTACTTCTCGGTCACAGACGCCGGAACGATCGCGGTGCGCCCCGCGCGAGACGAAGAGCACCAGATCGATCTCTATGAACTCGTCGAGGGCTTGCGTGCGCGTGGGATTCACACGCCAGTGCTCCTGCGGTTTACGGATCTGCTTAAGAGCCGCCTGACGGAACTGCGCGACGCTTTTGATACGGCCATCCGAGAAAATGAGTATGGCGGCTCGTACACCTGCGTGTATCCGATCAAGGTCAACCAGCAGCGACCCTTGTGCGAGGAAATCCGCGACTTCGGTGATGTGCTGGGATTCGGACTTGAGGCGGGCTCCAAGCCCGAACTGTTGGCGGTCCTCGGCCTGACGGAGAACCGGCCGAACATGCCGATCGTGTGCAACGGCTTCAAGGATCAGGAATACGTCGAGACGGTGGTCCTTGCGACCAAGCTTGGCCGGCGCATCGTGCCTGTGGTCGAGCAAGCGATCGAACTCGACCTCATTATTGAGCAGGCAAACCGCTATGGCGTGAGGCCGATGATCGGGGTGCGCATCAAGCCCTCAGCCCGAGGCGCGGGCAGGTGGGAGTCTTCGGGCGGGATGCGGTCCAAGTTCGGGCTGCAAGTGTCGGAAGTTCTGGCGGCACTCGAGAAGCTCCGGAACAACGACATGCTCGACTGCCTCCGCCTTGTGCACTTTCATGTCGGGAGCCAGATCTGCGACATACGCCAACTCAAGAACGCCATCAGTGAACTGGCGCATACCTATACCGAACTGCGGCGCCTGGGCGCAACACAACTGGACATGATCGACATCGGCGGCGGGCTTGGCGTTGATTATGACGGCAGCCAGTCGAGCTGGGCTTCGAGCGTGAACTACTCTGTGCGTGAGTATGCGTCGGACGTGGTGTATCGCATCAAGGCGGCCTGCGACGATGTCAACCAGCCCCATCCGATGATCGTGAGCGAATCGGGGCGTGCGATGGCGGCCTATTCGAGCGTGCTGGTGGTGGATGTGCTTGGCAAGAGCCACTTTCCATCGGACCCCGATCTGCCATGGATTCGGCGCACGATCGATGCCGAGCGCGCCAGCGGGCAGGAGATTCCTCAGCCCGTGATCGACCTGCTCGATGCCTACGAAGGAATGGCCACACGCGAGGCTCTAGAAAACTACCACGACTCGATTCAGGCCCGCGATGAGGCGATGACGCTCTTTGGCATGGGGTATATGTCGCTTCCGATGCGGGCGGTGACCGAGCGACTGTTCTGGGCCATTGGGCGGAAAGTGATTCAGATCACAGACGAAGACCCCGAGAGTGCATTGGCCGACCAGATCGGCGACCTCGGGGAACTGCTCAGCGACATTTATTTCTGCAACTTCAGCCTGTTTCAGTCACTGCCCGATTCGTGGGCGATCGATCAGTTGTTCCCGATCGTTCCGATTCAGAGGCTCAATGATCGGCCGAGGCGACGCGCGATTCTGGCAGACATCACCTGCGATTCTGATGGGCAGATCAGCCGGTTCTCGAGCACCGAAGGACAGAAGGCTAAAAAAACGCTCGAACTGCATGAGCTTCGCGGAGAACAGCCTTATTACCTCGCCTTCTTTCTGGTTGGGGCTTATCAGGAAGTGCTCGGCGATCTGCACAACCTCTTTGGCGATACCCATGCGGTCCATGTTTCGCAAGAAGAGGACGGCTCGTGGTCCATCGGCGAAGTGGTCGAGGGCGATACGGTGCGCGAGGTGCTCAGTTACCTCCAGTTTGACCCTAGCGATCTGAGGCGGGCCATGCGCCGCGACACCGAGCGGGCAGTGCGCGAAGGTCGCATGAGTGTCGAGGAAAGCCGGGCACTTCTGACCTTCTACGAAAGCGGCCTAGAGGGATATACCTATCTTGAATAG
- a CDS encoding DUF2892 domain-containing protein: MRPNVGSADRAVRIWGGIAFLSIAILGLGLFDGMIGGIVCATVGAIMLISGAVAYCPGYAIVGMGTCPAPKDKRAQ, encoded by the coding sequence ATGCGGCCGAATGTCGGAAGTGCGGATCGAGCGGTGAGAATCTGGGGAGGAATAGCGTTCCTGTCGATTGCCATTCTGGGCCTTGGGCTTTTTGACGGGATGATCGGCGGGATCGTGTGCGCGACGGTTGGCGCGATCATGCTCATCAGCGGTGCTGTCGCGTATTGCCCGGGCTATGCGATCGTCGGCATGGGGACTTGTCCGGCTCCGAAGGACAAGCGGGCTCAGTGA
- a CDS encoding phenylalanine 4-monooxygenase: MRSDISYNNIIDGEEFARAQAAADAAADLPGDQIDTNQFYVAQQYERYSEENHAVWKMLYERRWDMLELQASRTFIDGLKAIRLVPDRVPLLFGTAPDPYDPARQVKGINEYLRPLTGWQSRGVPGYLPAKAFFACLSRREFPTTIVIRPKDKMDYLPEPDIFHDVFGHVPLHADPVFAEFLQTYGLAALHAGDGHELALSRLFWFTVEFGLVHEDGRLKIYGSGLISSHGESEHALTAPEGRGEGKVERRPFDLERVIETDFEIDHYQPILYVLDSFEQLRDAMNSYAERVMNQKSATLKA; this comes from the coding sequence ATGCGCAGCGACATCTCATACAACAACATCATCGACGGGGAGGAATTCGCTCGTGCCCAGGCGGCGGCGGATGCGGCGGCGGATCTCCCTGGAGATCAGATCGACACCAACCAGTTCTATGTTGCCCAGCAATATGAAAGGTACAGCGAGGAGAACCACGCGGTCTGGAAGATGCTCTATGAACGCCGATGGGACATGCTCGAGCTTCAGGCGTCGCGGACGTTCATCGATGGACTCAAGGCAATTCGTCTGGTCCCAGACCGAGTGCCGCTGTTATTCGGCACGGCTCCTGATCCGTATGACCCCGCGCGTCAGGTCAAGGGAATTAACGAGTACCTTCGGCCTCTGACCGGGTGGCAGAGCCGCGGCGTTCCGGGTTACCTGCCTGCCAAAGCCTTCTTCGCGTGCCTCAGCCGGCGCGAGTTCCCGACGACGATCGTGATCCGCCCGAAGGACAAGATGGACTACCTGCCCGAGCCGGACATTTTTCATGATGTGTTCGGGCATGTGCCGCTGCATGCCGATCCGGTGTTTGCGGAGTTTCTTCAGACCTATGGCCTGGCGGCGCTGCACGCTGGAGATGGGCACGAATTGGCCCTGTCGCGACTGTTCTGGTTTACTGTTGAGTTTGGACTGGTGCACGAAGATGGCCGGCTCAAGATTTACGGCTCGGGGCTGATTTCGAGCCACGGCGAGAGTGAACATGCTCTGACGGCACCCGAAGGGAGAGGCGAAGGCAAGGTCGAGCGCCGACCCTTTGACCTCGAACGGGTCATCGAGACCGACTTCGAGATTGACCATTATCAGCCGATTCTCTATGTGCTCGACTCGTTCGAGCAGCTGCGCGATGCGATGAACTCGTACGCCGAGCGAGTGATGAACCAAAAAAGCGCCACACTGAAAGCGTGA